Proteins from a genomic interval of Thermotoga sp. Mc24:
- a CDS encoding encapsulin-associated ferritin-like protein yields the protein MADQYHEPVSELTGKDRDFVRALNSLKEEIEAVAWYHQRVVTTEDETVRKILEHNRNEEMEHAAMLLEWLRRNMPGWDEALRTYLFTDKPITEIEEEETSGRSENTGGDLGIRKL from the coding sequence ATGGCGGATCAGTACCACGAACCAGTTTCTGAACTCACTGGGAAGGACAGGGATTTCGTGAGAGCTCTGAACAGTCTGAAAGAAGAGATAGAGGCGGTTGCCTGGTACCATCAGAGGGTTGTTACCACAGAGGATGAAACCGTGAGAAAAATACTCGAACACAATAGGAACGAAGAGATGGAGCACGCAGCGATGCTCCTCGAGTGGCTGAGAAGGAACATGCCCGGCTGGGATGAAGCACTCAGAACCTACTTGTTCACGGACAAACCGATCACAGAAATCGAAGAAGAGGAAACATCCGGTAGATCAGAAAATACGGGTGGAGACCTCGGCATAAGGAAACTCTGA